One genomic region from Rhinoraja longicauda isolate Sanriku21f chromosome 36, sRhiLon1.1, whole genome shotgun sequence encodes:
- the ankrd39 gene encoding ankyrin repeat domain-containing protein 39, with product MASASHSLDCTCCSIDSSVPRSVQQTLEEMDFDRGIWSAACNGELSRVQHFLEKGTDPNSPDRSGYTALHYASRRGDYKICEYLLKNGADSNAQTKGGATPLHRAAYCGHLAVLELLLSYGATPALTDDDGTTPLHKAAERGHQEVCDVLLKDNPALRTIKDRRSRAPHDLVTDHPTLKEHLQPRKLT from the exons ATGGCCTCGGCTAGCCATAGTCTGGATTGTACCTGCTGTTCTATTGACTCTTCAGTCCCAAGAAGTGTACAGCAGACACTAGAGGAAATGGATTTTGACAGAG GCATCTGGTCAGCAGCCTGTAATGGTGAACTCAGCAGGGTGCAGCATTTTCTGGAAAAAGGAACTGATCCTAATTCACCTGATCGATCAGGCTACACAGCATTG CACTATGCCAGCCGCCGTGGTGATTATAAGATATGTGAGTACCTGCTGAAGAATGGAGCAGACAGTAATGCTCAGACCAAAGGAGGGGCAACCCCACTTCACAGGGCTGCCTACTGTGGCCACCTCGCTGTGCTCGAGCTGCTGCTGTCCTACGGAGCCACCCCTGCTCTCACGGACGATGACGGTACGACTCCTCTACACAAG GCTGCAGAAAGGGGCCATCAGGAGGTGTGCGATGTTTTGCTCAAGGATAACCCTGCCCTCAGGACAATAAAGGACAGACGGTCCAGAGCACCTCATGATCTGGTGACTGACCATCCAACTTTGAAGGAACATCTGCAGCCCAGGAAGTTAACGTGA